The window GTAGGGGGCGCTGGCGGTGCTGCGAATCAGGAAGGTCTGTCATGGATCGAGAACGGCCTGCGCCGACGCGAGTTCGGGCCGGCGTCGCGAGTATACTTTGCCGCCATGTCGAAGAATGCCCAGCGCAAGCTGACGCCCATGCTGCGTCACTACCTGGAGGTCAAGGCCGAGCACCCGGACGCTATCCTGGTGTACCGCATGGGCGACTTCTACGAGATTTTCTTCGAGGACGCGGAGCGCGCCGCGCCGATCCTCGAAGTGCAGCTCACCGCCCGCCAAAAGGGCACTCCTTCGGAAACACCGATGTGCGGCGTTCCCCACCACGCCCTCGAGTCCTACATCGGCAAGCTGCTGGAAGCCGGACTGCGGGTGGCTGTGTGCGATCAGGTGGAGGACCCGAAGGAAGCCAAAGGACTGGTCAAGCGAGAGGTCACCCGGGTGGTTACCCCCGGCACTGTCAGCGAGCCGGCGCTGCTCGAAGGCAAGGAAGACAACCTGCTGGCGGCCCTCACTTGGGACGATTCGAGCGACAGTGGTGCAGCGGCCTACCTCGACGTGTCGACGGGCCGCTTCTACGCCCGGCGCTGGAGCGGCCCGGACGACGCCCGGGAAGATCTGGAGCTGGTGCGGCCGCGGGAGATCCTCTTCGACGAGGAAGAGATCCCGAACGAACTGCTGCGCTGGGCCGAGGCGCGAGTGCCCTGCCGCACCCCCCTGGATGGCGACCGTTGGTTTGACCGCGGCAAGGCGTCGCAGCTTCTGATCGATCACTTCGACGTGGCGACCCTGCGGGGCTTCGGTTTGGAGGACGGCGAACCGGCGGCCCGCGCCGCCGCCGCGGCGCTGGCCTACGGCCGAGAGACCCAGCGCAGCGACCTCTCCCACGTGCGATCTCTTGCGGTACGACGCGGTCGCGACCGCGCTATTCTCGACGCCACCACCGTCGCCAATCTGGAGATCTTTCGCAGTTTGCGGGAAGGCGGCCGAAAGGGCACCCTGTTGAGTGTCCTAGACCGTTCCGTCACCGCTCCCGGCGGCCGCACTCTGCGCGATTGGTTGCGCCGGCCGCTGCGCGATCGGCAAGCTATCGCCCGGCGCCATCGGGCGGTGCGGGCGCTGATCGAAGATCCCGCCCTGCGCGAACGGGCGCGGGAGGCACTCGCCTCGGTGAGCGATCCCGAGCGGCTGCTGGCCCGCGCCGTCCTCGGCTCCTTGACGCCACGCGAGGCGGCGGCCCTGCGCGACAGCCTACGGGTGGCGCCGGGGCTTTTGTCGGCCCTCGCCGATGCCGACAGCGATCTGCTGGTGGAACTGTCGCAGGCGGATCCCTGCGGTGAGCTGGCTGAACGCCTGGAAAGGAGCCTAGAGGAGGAGCCGGCCATCTCGCTCAAGGACGGCGGGGTGATCGCCTCCGGCCTCGATGAAGAACTCGATCAGGTGCGCTCCCTGGCCCGCGACAGCAAGCAACACATCCTGGCGCTGGAAGCCCGCGAACGCGAGGCGACGGGCATCAACTCCCTCAAGATCCGTTACAACCGGGTGTTCGGCTATTACCTGGAGGTGACCAAGGCGAATCAGGACCTGGTGCCGGACCACTACATCCGCAAGCAAACCCTGGCCAATGCCGAGCGCTACATCACCCCGGAGGTCAAAGAGCTGGAGGAGCAGATCCTCTCCGCCGAGGAACGCCAGGTGGCGATCGAGGAGAAGCACTTCAGCGCCCTGCGCCAGGCGGTGGTGGAGGCCGGCGCGCCACTCACCGCCCTCGCCGGTGCCCTCGGCACCCTCGACACCTTGGCGGCCTTCGCCGAGGGCGCCGAGCGCCACGGCTATGTCGAACCGACGATGGCCGTGGCCGGCGAACCGATCGCCGTGCGCGACGGGCGACACCCGGTAGTCGAGCGCACGAGTCACGAAGACTTCGTGCCGAACGACGTCGATCTGGACGCGGACGAAGCGCGCATCGTGCTGCTGACCGGCCCGAACATGGGCGGCAAGTCCACCTACCTGCGGCAGGTGGCGCTCATCTCCCTGATGGCCCAGGCGGGCAGTTTCGTACCGGCGGCGGAGGCTTCCCTGGCGGTGGTGGACCGCATCTTCACCCGCGTCGGAGCGAGCGACGACCTCGCCCGGGGCGAGTCGACCTTCATGGTGGAAATGATCGAGACGGCGAACATCCTGCGCCACGCGACCTCCGAGAGCCTGGTGATCCTCGACGAGGTCGGGCGCGGCACGGCCACCTTCGACGGCCTGTCCCTCGCCTGGGCGATCGTCGAGTACCTGCACGAGGTGGAGCGCCCGAAGACCCTCTTCGCCACCCACTACCATGAGCTCACCGAGCTGGCCTCGCTGCTGCCGGGGGTGGTCAACCGCACTCTGGCGGTCAAGGAATGGGGGGATCGCATCGTCTTCCTGCGGCGCGTGATCGCCGGCAGCGCCGACAAAAGCTATGGCCTGCACGTCGCCCGTCTAGCGGGTCTGCCGGACTCGGTGGTGGAGCGAGCCGGCGAGGTGCTGGCGAATCTCGAGTCACACGAGTACGACCCCTCCGGCACCCCGCGCCTGGCCCGCGGCACCCTGCCCGAAGGCGCCGAGCCGACGGATCAGATGGAACTCTTCGTGCCGCCGGAACAGGTCATCGCCGGGGTGCTGCGCGACACCGACATCGACCAGCTCACGCCGCTGGCGGCCCTCAATCTGCTGCACAGCTTGAAGACCCGGGTGAGCGGATGAGCGGCCGGCGATGGCCCGGCGGCGAACTTCTGGTGTTGGGGTTGAGCGGCCCGCGCCTGACGATGGAGGAAGGCGAAATCCTGCGCGAGGTCCAACCCTTCGGCCTCATCCTCTTCGGCCGCAATCTGGTGGACATCGAGCAAACCCTGGCGCTCACCGCCGAGCTGAAGGACCTGCTGCCGGAGGTCGTTCTGTCCATCGACGCCGAAGGCGGGCGGGTGGATCGCCTGGCGTCCCTCGTCGGACCGGCGCCGGCCGCCTCGCGATTGGCCGAGGAGCCGCCGCGGCGCTCCGAGCAGGCCGGCCGCTGGGTGGGGGCGGCGCTGGCGCACTTCGGTATCGGCCTCGACTTCGCGCCGGTGGTGGACCTGGATCACGGCCAGACGGCGAATGCCCTCGACGACCGCTACTTTGGCTCCACGCCGCGCGCGGTCATCGCCCGCGCCGGAGCTTTTCTGCGGGGATTGCGCTCCTCCGGAGTCGAGGGCTGCTTGAAGCACTTTCCGGGCCTCGGAATGGCCTCCGCCGACACCCACTTCGAGGGTGCCTCCATCGAGGGTGGAGAAGGGGAGCGCGACTTCGCCCCCTTCCTGGCTCTGGCAGACACCGGGGCCCCGGTGATGGTCGCCCACGCCGCCTACCCCGGCCTCGACCCCTCGGGCCTCCCGGCCACCTTGTCGAAGGCCATCTGCACGGATCTCCTGCGGGATCGCATGGGCTACAACGGCGTCGCCCTCAGCGACGACCTCGAGATGAAGGCCCTCGACCGCTGGGGCGACCTGCCGTCCCTGGCTGTCCAGACGGTAGAGGCTGGCTGTGACGGAATTCTGCTATGCAGTAGGACCGAGGAAGCGCCGTCACTGGCGGCGGCGCTGAGTGCGCCCCGCCTGGCAGATCGGCGTCAGCAAGCGGCGAGCCGGCTAGAAACTCTCCGGCAGCAGGTGACCGCCTTGTCGCCGTGCCGGCGCTGGTCGCTGGAGACGGTGCGTCAGCGGCTGCGACCTGCGGCGGGTTGAGCGGCGCAAGAACCTTCGGCCGCTCGCGCTACTCGAAGATAGGCTCCCCCCGGCCCAGAGTCTCTAGCGGCACCACCTCGGTTTCTTCGCTCAGGGGATAGCGCTTCGCTCCCGGATAGAGCACGGCGATTCGGGACAGGCCGAGGTCTTCGTGGGCGGTACGAAGGGATCGAGTCATGCGCGGTGCACCGGCTCGTTTGCACTCCACCCCCAGCAACTGGTCGCCTCGCTGCAGCACCAGATCGATTTCCGCTCCCTGATGAGTTGCCCAGAAGTAGGCGTTGCCGTGCGGCTCGCTCAGCAAGACCTGTTCGATGACGAAACCGTCCCACGAAGCTCCGACTTTGGGATGGGTGAGTAGCTCCTTGGCCGAGTTGATGCCCAGGAGTTGATGCAGCAGGCCACTGTCGCGTATGTAGATCTTGGGTGCCTTCACCTGTCGTTTGCTCAGATTCGCATGCCAGGGTTGGAGCTGGCGAATCATGAAGGCATCGGTCAGGAGGTCGAGGTGGCGGCGGACCGTCGGTGGGCTCACTCCCATGGCACGCGCCGGTTCGGCGGCATTCCAGGTCTGGCCGTGGTAGTGCGCCAACATGGTCCAGAAGCGGCGGAGGGCCACGGCGGGCACGCTGACGCCCCATTGCGGTATGTCGCGCTCCAGAAGAGTGCGGATGAAGCTTCGTCGCCAGGCGAGACTCGCATCATCACTGGCAGCGAGAAAGGAGAGTGGAAATCCACCGCGAAGCCACAGCCGGTCCTCTGCGTCGTTGGCGACTTCCGCGAGGGTGAAGCCGCCGATCTCGATCTGCTCCATTCGCCCGGCGAGGCTTTCTGCGGTCTGCCGGAGAAGGTTGCCGGAGGCGCTGCCGAGAATCAAGAAGCGCGCCGGGAGATCCTGACGGTCCGCCAGGGCACGGAGAACCGGGAAGAGGTCCGGACGGCGCTGCACTTCGTCGATGACGACCAAGCCGCTCAACCGCCGCATAGCCGTCATGGGCTCTGCCAGACGCGCCAGGCTGGCTGGGTCTTCCAGATCGAAGTAGTTGACCGAATCTGCGCTGAGTAGCTCTCGGGCCAGGGTCGTCTTGCCGCTCTGACGCGGCCCCACCAGGAGCACGATCCGGCTGCGCTTTAATGCCTCGGATAGGGAGCGAAGTAGCTCCGATCGTTGAATCACCTGGTGAATTGACCATGAAAATCGAACATCATGTGTTCGATTTTCATGGTCATCGTGCCCTGATCGGTCTAACTCGGAGGAACCAGCAGAGAAGTTCGAAAGCGGGCGCAGCCGGTTGGCTGCGCCTTGCGGTCGTCGCAGGGCGGTCCCGAGAGAAGAGCGGCCGCTAGAACGGAATGTCGTCGTCGTCCATCTCCGGGGCGTCGCCGCCCCCGCCGCCGTAGGAGCCGCCCCCTCCGCCCCCACCGCCACCGTACGATCCACCGCCCCCTCCGCCGTAGCCGCCGCCCCCGCCGCTGTCGCCGCGCTGGCCGAGCATCTGGAAGTTGTCGCACACGATCTCGGTGCGATACTTCTTTTCGCCGGTTTGCTTGTCGTCCCAGGAGCGGGTCTGCAGGCGGCCTTCGACGTAGATCTGCTTACCCTTTTGCAGGTAGCGGCCGGCGATCTCCGCCTGTTTGCCCCAGCACACGATGTTGTGCCACTCGGTCTGCTCCTGACGGTTGCCGTCGCGGTCGTTCCATCGCCGGTTGGTGGCCAGGCTGAAAGTGGCGACGGACTGCCCCGAGGGGGTTTGGCGGACTTCCGGATCGCGCCCGAGGTTGCCGACGAGGATGACTTTGTTGACCATGGTTCCTACTCCTTCTGAGGGACGGTTCTCGCACCGCCCGGTGGGCAGATGGGCCGGCTGCGATGTGCTTGAATTGGCCGGCAACGTATCACAAGGACGACGCTCTGGAGCGTGCGTCATTTAGGGAGACGCAGAACATGCGAATCGTCTTGCAAAGGGTGCTTTCCGCTTCCGTCGAGGTCGATGGGGAGACGGTGGGAGCGATCGATCGCGGGATGCTCTTGCTGGTCGGTATTGCCCGCGGCGACGGGCCGGAACAGGTCGCCGCCGCGGCCTCCAAGATTGCCGGTTTGCGCATCTTCGAGGATGAGCGGAGTCGCATGAACCTCGCCGCGGAGGCAGTGGGTGGTGCTTTTCTGGTGGTGTCGCAGTTCACTCTCACCGGCTCCCTGGCCCGCGGCCGCCGGCCGTCCTTCGACGGCGCGGCGGCTCCCGCCGTCGCCGAGCCTCTGGTGGAGCGGCTGGTGGAAGATCTACGGAATCGAGGTTTCGTCGTCGAAACGGGCCGCTTCGGCGCCTCGATGAAGGTCGCCTTGGTCAACGACGGTCCGGTGACCTTCGTGCTGGACATCAACCCTGAGTGAACGGTCGATAGAAAGTCGCCGAGCCTGAGGTGGCTCGGTGGCGGGCTGGGCGTCCTGCTCTTCGCCGAGGATGGGGTGGTTCGAAGAGCTTTGCCTTGCTAGAGGTTCTTGAGTTCTTTGCCGGGCTTGAATCGCACCGTCTTGCCCGGGGTGATCTCCACTTCGATGCCGGTCTTGGGATTTCGGCCGACGCCCTTCTTTCGGTCCCGCACCTGAAACACGCCGAAGCCGCGCAGCTCGATGCGCTTGCCGTGGCTGAGGGCGTTCTTCATAGAGGCGATGATGGTATCCACCGCTTGGGCCGCTTTGACCCTCGGTACGTCCGTCGCATCGGCGACGCGGTTGACGATGTCGGCTTTGATCATCAGCGCTCCAGGAACGGGCGCGAGTGTAGCACGGCCCAGGGTTCGTTCAACACGGTCTAGTG is drawn from Acidobacteriota bacterium and contains these coding sequences:
- the mutS gene encoding DNA mismatch repair protein MutS, translating into MSKNAQRKLTPMLRHYLEVKAEHPDAILVYRMGDFYEIFFEDAERAAPILEVQLTARQKGTPSETPMCGVPHHALESYIGKLLEAGLRVAVCDQVEDPKEAKGLVKREVTRVVTPGTVSEPALLEGKEDNLLAALTWDDSSDSGAAAYLDVSTGRFYARRWSGPDDAREDLELVRPREILFDEEEIPNELLRWAEARVPCRTPLDGDRWFDRGKASQLLIDHFDVATLRGFGLEDGEPAARAAAAALAYGRETQRSDLSHVRSLAVRRGRDRAILDATTVANLEIFRSLREGGRKGTLLSVLDRSVTAPGGRTLRDWLRRPLRDRQAIARRHRAVRALIEDPALRERAREALASVSDPERLLARAVLGSLTPREAAALRDSLRVAPGLLSALADADSDLLVELSQADPCGELAERLERSLEEEPAISLKDGGVIASGLDEELDQVRSLARDSKQHILALEAREREATGINSLKIRYNRVFGYYLEVTKANQDLVPDHYIRKQTLANAERYITPEVKELEEQILSAEERQVAIEEKHFSALRQAVVEAGAPLTALAGALGTLDTLAAFAEGAERHGYVEPTMAVAGEPIAVRDGRHPVVERTSHEDFVPNDVDLDADEARIVLLTGPNMGGKSTYLRQVALISLMAQAGSFVPAAEASLAVVDRIFTRVGASDDLARGESTFMVEMIETANILRHATSESLVILDEVGRGTATFDGLSLAWAIVEYLHEVERPKTLFATHYHELTELASLLPGVVNRTLAVKEWGDRIVFLRRVIAGSADKSYGLHVARLAGLPDSVVERAGEVLANLESHEYDPSGTPRLARGTLPEGAEPTDQMELFVPPEQVIAGVLRDTDIDQLTPLAALNLLHSLKTRVSG
- a CDS encoding HU family DNA-binding protein, with protein sequence MIKADIVNRVADATDVPRVKAAQAVDTIIASMKNALSHGKRIELRGFGVFQVRDRKKGVGRNPKTGIEVEITPGKTVRFKPGKELKNL
- a CDS encoding single-stranded DNA-binding protein: MVNKVILVGNLGRDPEVRQTPSGQSVATFSLATNRRWNDRDGNRQEQTEWHNIVCWGKQAEIAGRYLQKGKQIYVEGRLQTRSWDDKQTGEKKYRTEIVCDNFQMLGQRGDSGGGGGYGGGGGGSYGGGGGGGGGSYGGGGGDAPEMDDDDIPF
- the dtd gene encoding D-aminoacyl-tRNA deacylase; this encodes MRIVLQRVLSASVEVDGETVGAIDRGMLLLVGIARGDGPEQVAAAASKIAGLRIFEDERSRMNLAAEAVGGAFLVVSQFTLTGSLARGRRPSFDGAAAPAVAEPLVERLVEDLRNRGFVVETGRFGASMKVALVNDGPVTFVLDINPE
- a CDS encoding ATP-binding protein, with the translated sequence MIQRSELLRSLSEALKRSRIVLLVGPRQSGKTTLARELLSADSVNYFDLEDPASLARLAEPMTAMRRLSGLVVIDEVQRRPDLFPVLRALADRQDLPARFLILGSASGNLLRQTAESLAGRMEQIEIGGFTLAEVANDAEDRLWLRGGFPLSFLAASDDASLAWRRSFIRTLLERDIPQWGVSVPAVALRRFWTMLAHYHGQTWNAAEPARAMGVSPPTVRRHLDLLTDAFMIRQLQPWHANLSKRQVKAPKIYIRDSGLLHQLLGINSAKELLTHPKVGASWDGFVIEQVLLSEPHGNAYFWATHQGAEIDLVLQRGDQLLGVECKRAGAPRMTRSLRTAHEDLGLSRIAVLYPGAKRYPLSEETEVVPLETLGRGEPIFE
- a CDS encoding glycoside hydrolase family 3 N-terminal domain-containing protein → MSGRRWPGGELLVLGLSGPRLTMEEGEILREVQPFGLILFGRNLVDIEQTLALTAELKDLLPEVVLSIDAEGGRVDRLASLVGPAPAASRLAEEPPRRSEQAGRWVGAALAHFGIGLDFAPVVDLDHGQTANALDDRYFGSTPRAVIARAGAFLRGLRSSGVEGCLKHFPGLGMASADTHFEGASIEGGEGERDFAPFLALADTGAPVMVAHAAYPGLDPSGLPATLSKAICTDLLRDRMGYNGVALSDDLEMKALDRWGDLPSLAVQTVEAGCDGILLCSRTEEAPSLAAALSAPRLADRRQQAASRLETLRQQVTALSPCRRWSLETVRQRLRPAAG